A portion of the Daphnia magna isolate NIES linkage group LG4, ASM2063170v1.1, whole genome shotgun sequence genome contains these proteins:
- the LOC116920840 gene encoding LOW QUALITY PROTEIN: protein lin-54 homolog (The sequence of the model RefSeq protein was modified relative to this genomic sequence to represent the inferred CDS: inserted 1 base in 1 codon): protein MMSSSRDEGTAMQVETDDFILSLTSVNPETDEQTEVITTEVSDLPPDLVNTDVSDLANNPSLWLGLEGALESNDAVSHMSNVSSIVDDHGQGSETVAHLGSDHHSLNMNDLGHSEEVETMSIEAMDVDVQNLEVNRSQSVQSIPMESFMDQSDIGFNIMTNNICDDKSKSSITPMSVSLPVTEPIARNVFPLSQIKKTVSASASTQVTKVVLAPTSQNQHGQPLLLTVPASTSGLTSLLTTNTNLRFVNALNTDGSKISSTGPQATGIQSQSVRLMSPTKTITLQQAQQLGLISPKKGQPLIVNKVAVAAVGQTTPANNILAGKQGAKFAGGNVTLVRSGPTKTPTKIAPAPPHSVASTVSSTSSMQSQPTSLLIKNAAGQVTMAALVQARPSGGSVTNMNPLSPQKFVLRPSTPGSVTSAQVRQSSGTQPAQYIRLTTAQALAAGILPAMGPQGEQSGTQQHFQLAGNKIQLVRVVNPTGGNNGTGNLITAPGTSKVLIGATTANSIKIHPSNSTVTQQSVKGTLPSVTKTLGQAKGAISTVSVPQGAQRIILPAGSMNSLTSNIVMVPAQYSSQNSMGTNSSPATTNFSAVTTSAATVVSESITSPIVTSSSATPRLSQQPKAAPPPSPESAQMSTAASQAKAQSVLESNGLKPRKPCNCTKSQCLKLYCDCFANGEFCHGCNCVCCANNLEHEELRLRAIRSCLDRNPHAFKPKIGVGWGPEPRRHNKGCHCKRSGCLKNYCECYEAKIACSAICKCIGCKNCVDPAGSPPGTGEKEXSKMAVLQHNPGNSNDSRTVSNTTHNSKQDDRSADTPKGFSIPSASGSSRPPFSFITQEVVEATCQCLLAQAEEAERLRKTSAETEGLVLEEFGRCLLQIIEYASKAKVSASP from the exons ATGATGTCGAGTTCACGAGATGAAG GTACCGCTATGCAAGTTGAAACAGATGATTTCATTCTTTCCCTTACTTCTGTTAATCCAGAAACTGATGAACAAACTGAAGTTATAACAACTGAAGTGTCAGACCTACCTCCTGATTTGGTGAACACTGATGTGTCAGATTTG GCCAACAACCCCTCTCTGTGGCTCGGATTAGAAGGAGCATTGGAATCTAATGATGCAGTGTCTCATATGTCCAATGTTTCTAGCATTGTAGACGACCATGGCCAAGGAAGTGAAACAGTGGCGCATTTAGGAAGTGATCATCATAGTTTAAACATGAATGATCTAGGTCATTCGGAAGAAGTGGAAACTATGTCTATTGAAGCCATGGATGTTGATGTGCAA AATCTGGAAGTGAATAGAAGTCAAAGTGTACAATCAATTCCAATGGAAAGTTTCATGGATCAAAGTGACATTGGATTCAATATTATGACAAATAATATATgtgatgataaaagtaaaTCATCTATCACTCCCATGTCCGTTTCTCTGCCGGTTACCGAACCAATAGCAAGAAATGTATTTCCGTTAAGCCAAATCAAGAAAACAGTTTCAGCTTCAGCATCAACCCAG GTTACCAAAGTAGTGCTTGCGCCCACAAGCCAAAACCAACATGGACAGCCATTGCTTCTTACTGTGCCAGCATCAACAAGTGGATTAACATCTTTATTAACAACAAATACGAATTTGCGCTTTGTCAATGCCTTGAACACAGATGGAAGTAAAATTTCGAGTACCGGGCCACAAGCTACAGGAATTCAGTCCCAATCCGTTCGGCTTATGAGCCCGACAAAAACCATTACGCTACAGCAAGCTCAACAACTTGGTCTTATTTCGCCCAAGAAA ggGCAACCTTTAATTGTTAATAAGGTTGCCGTTGCCGCGGTAGGCCAAACAACTCCCGCAAACAACATTTTGGCCGGGAAACAAGGAGCAAAATTCGCAGGAGGCAATGTGACATTGGTAAGAAGTGGGCCGACGAAAACCCCCACAAAGATTGCCCCAGCTCCACCGCATTCTGTTGCATCGACTGTCTCATCTACGTCTTCCATGCAAAGCCAACCAACGAGCTTACTCATAAAGAACGCTGCGGGTCAAGTTACGATGGCGGCACTCGTTCAGGCTCGACCAAGTGGTGGGAGTGTCACGAATATGAATCCGTTAAGCCCCCAAAAGTTTGTGCTTAGACCTTCTACACCAGGTTCGGTTACTTCAGCCCAAG TCCGGCAAAGTAGTGGAACACAACCAGCACAATACATACGGCTAACAACGGCTCAAGCATTAGCTGCTGGAATCCTTCCCGCAATGGGTCCACAAGGAGAACAAAGTGGAACTCAGCAGCATTTCCAGCTTGCGGGAAACAAG ATACAATTAGTTCGCGTCGTCAATCCAACTGGTGGAAATAATGGAACGGGAAACTTAATCACGGCACCAGGAACCTCAAAAGTTCTAATAGGCGCAACTACTGCAAACTCCATTAAA ATCCACCCATCAAACAGCACAGTGACCCAGCAATCAGTCAAAGGTACCCTTCCATCCGTAACAAAGACGCTTGGGCAAGCAAAGGGTGCAATCTCAACAGTTAGTGTACCGCAGGGAGCTCAACGTATAATACTGCCAGCTGGATCGATGAATTCACTGACAAGCAACATTGTGATGGTTCCAGCTCAGTATTCTTCTCAA AATTCAATGGGGACAAATAGTTCGCCAGCAACAACGAACTTCTCGGCTGTTACAACCAGTGCTGCTACTGTCGTTTCGGAATCGATCACATCACCAATAGTCACTAGTTCGAGTGCGACCCCTCGTTTGTCACAGCAACCAAAAGCAGCTCCTCCGCCTTCTCCCGAGTCTGCTCAAATGTCGACGGCTGCTTCTCAAGCAAAAGCACAAAGCGTGTTGGAATCAAATGGCCTCAAACCTCGCAAGCCATGCAACTGTACCAAGTCACAGTGCCTCAAACT TTATTGTGATTGTTTTGCCAATGGCGAGTTTTGCCACGGCTGTAATTGCGTCTGCTGCGCCAATAACTTGGAGCATGAAGAACTACGTTTGCGTGCAATAAGATCTTGCCTGGATCGTAATCCACACGCCTTTAAACCTAAAATTGGTGTCGGTTGGGGTCCAGAACCCAGACGTCATAATAAGGGATGCCACTGCAAGCGCTCGGGCTGTTTGAAGAACTATTGTGAATGCTATGAG GCTAAAATAGCATGCTCGGCTATTTGTAAATGCATCGGATGTAAAAACTGTGTCGATCCCGCTGGTTCCCCTCCAGGAACTGGGGAAAAAG CGTCTAAAATGGCAGTGCTTCAACATAACCCTGGTAACTCTAACGATAGTCGAACGGTGAGCAATACCACCCATAATAGCAAACAAGATGACCGATCGGCTGATACTCCTAAGGGCTTTTCAATACCATCGGCGTCTGGGTCAAG TAGGCCACCATTCAGTTTCATCACCCAAGAAGTCGTGGAGGCTACGTGTCAGTGCCTTCTTGCCCAAGCTGAAGAAGCTGAAAGGTTGCGTAAAACATCGGCCGAAACAGAAGGTCTGGTTCTTGAAGAATTCGGTCGATGTTTACTTCAAATAATAGAATATGCATCCAAAGCCAAAG tttctGCCAGCCCTTGA
- the LOC116920839 gene encoding uncharacterized protein LOC116920839, with protein MSALASPSPSPSRMACSKIALLLAVLPLLCATRGEWPNDHQHASRMRLHSTNKGTNNLGWNGVGVGVGPLADGSVDSDRRPIRSRQRRQTGTVGGGSNGERRSTQRVTSPPLLLQGLSLLDLPVFSRGDRPSSMDKTLGAIFSKVAFSATNQSGATASVAVASSNKNIDHTDKVDERNVAPDSRHTSSNGSHSSTSPTTTEASTSASETKSALPSSSSTSMPVRPKPVFEFDTRVFDFIPYDRTPPPSDANRQYNPNVPGLRGPSRINTARNPGNNQPFNLRPTIPPLVDLSGAGHAGNRFVTSTRHHTTTTVMPSTTVETVREEEEEEDGEEEDGDDDGMLDTTTTTTTTTTTTTTTTVAPPSTVSVPTTNRTASGPSETSTPASRGHPSTSSTRDVTSRVESEDESGANRDAAWSIQVYGASSLFALLGMFALSNLLRLRSSTRRLLNTSHCLSIQLLVLFLAITRSIHLLYDAYNHKRLLPPALAFSIFNVAFPCLSSALAVLLLGIFKATKLQVMPSVLVKPALWAALVAFHFALSLSIDIVVGSVGGLFSLHLASQAYFVLWSLALSLGYLAAFAPATRAAVSLQTETVRSHLTALHVHGASLPRYLPHPTLLRAVRVTLAAAILALLVAAFQLYGMFGVYGLPWRQQPNTSAGSAGHGIGLGNGAVPVVLTAEFLARYQGLQRERNLNVDALREVLGLPSSLSGMEQAAEQKRLDHWPVATENFWPWWTYQLIARLLEFIMATLIAYVAVQPLRYNQTTLAEKQGDSSGPSSSSTTKKGSLWMFAGRSLKNGSIETLSTLCCHSNRGAMARNGAGAGDAATGGAMTDLSPIKSVASDESPYPSVNLRNYCYSNPTSSHQHQHLHLHQVQQQMDRAAMASHSATSSASSSSAFTALYDSKRSSSQAQHQRPRCPMNASQPQVSSVLVNDSGFIRFRDGVATDPTDQMEQPYEEVDRQRGPLATDAHHSHQHIYQELGYKAPSMTYYSTASSMTSSSNTNKGTATTPSVCTYEHLCRRGLAGYYEPQLYEMQLPNNAQLLSLLAKESCQVFQPCNIYGGSLAGQHPSSMPTQHLLRHQHCQHCQHCGCSSSSQHMASGGADNHDESPAASLCGQKPSNYESYGPKPEGQSPSNQSEVLQVIAPPDMRNIPIFL; from the exons ATGTCGGCGTTAGCGTCACCGTCACCGTCACCGTCGAGAATGGCCTGTTCAAAAATCGCGCTTCTGTTGGCCGTGCTGCCGCTATTGTGCGCCACACGAGGGGAATGGCCGAACGATCATCAACATGCTTCTCGAATGCGATTGCACTCGACGAACAAAGGCACCAACAATCTCGGCTGGAATGGCGTTGGTGTTGGCGTCGGGCCGTTGGCGGATGGTTCTGTCGACAGTGACAGACGACCAATTAGAAGCCGGCAACGGAGACAAACCGGCACAGTCGGCGGCGGCAGTAATGGCGAGAGACGATCCACGCAGCGAGTCACTTCGCCACCGCTGCTGCTACAGGGTTTGTCGTTGCTCGACCTTCCCGTCTTCTCGCGCGGTGACAGACCGAGCTCCATGGACAAAACGTTGGGCGCCATCTTCAGTAAAGTGGCCTTCTCGGCCACCAACCAATCGGGTGCGACCGCATCGGTGGCCGTGGCGTCATCCAACAAGAACATCGATCACACTGATAAGGTCGACGAACGCAATGTTGCGCCAGACAGCCGCCACACATCGTCGAACGGTAGCCATTCGTCAACGAGCCCAACGACAACGGAGGCGTCCACGTCGGCCAGCGAAACCAAGAGTGCTCTGCCTAGTAGTAGCAGCACGTCGATGCCCGTCCGACCGAAGCCCGTCTTCGAATTCGACACGCGCGTCTTTGATTTCATCCCTTACGATCGGACGCCGCCTCCGTCGGATGCCAACCGCCAATACAACCCGAACGTGCCCGGATTGAGGGGCCCGTCGCGGATCAACACGGCCCGCAATCCCGGCAACAACCAGCCCTTCAATCTCCGACCTACCATTCCGCCGCTGGTGGATCTGAGCGGAGCTGGCCACGCTGGCAATCGTTTCGTGACCAGTACCAGACACCACACAACCACCACCGTCATGCCGAGTACCACCGTTGAAACGGttcgagaagaagaagaagaagaagacggagaagaagaagacggcgaCGACGATGGCATGTTAGAcacaacgacgacgacgacgacgacgacgacgacgacaacgacCACCACCGTAGCGCCCCCATCGACAGTGTCCGTTCCTACAACAAACAGGACGGCGTCAGGACCCAGCGAAACATCGACGCCAGCGAGCCGAGGCCATCCGTCGACTTCCAGCACGAGAGACGTGACGAGTCGCGTAGAAAGTGAGGACGAAAGTGGCGCTAATCGCGATGCAGCCTGGAGCATTCAGGTGTACGGCGCGTCGTCGTTGTTCGCTTTGTTGGGCATGTTCGCCCTGTCGAATTTGTTGCGACTGCGATCTTCGACGAGACGCTTACTGAACACCAGTCATTGCTTGTCGATTCAGCTGTTGGTTCTCTTCCTGGCCATCACACGGTCCATCCACTTGCTGTACGACGCGTACAATCACAAGAGATTGTTGCCACCTGCATTAGCCTTTAGCATCTTTAACGTGGCCTTCCCATGCCTCAGTTCCGCCCTGGCTGTCCTTCTTCTCGGAATCTTCAAAGCCACTAAACTGCAG gtGATGCCAAGCGTGCTAGTTAAACCGGCTCTTTGGGCGGCCTTGGTGGCCTTTCATTTTGCTCTGAGTCTCAGCATCGACATCGTCGTCGGTTCCGTGGGCGGTCTCTTCTCGTTGCACCTGGCCAGTCAGGCCTATTTCGTGCTGTGGTCGCTGGCATTGTCGCTCGGCTATCTGGCAGCCTTTGCTCCGGCCACCCGGGCTGCCGTCAGCCTGCAGACGGAGACGGTGCGCAGCCACCTGACTGCCCTCCACGTCCACGGCGCTTCTTTGCCCAGATACTTACCTCATCCAACGCTGCTGCGAGCTGTCCGCGTCACCCTGGCCGCCGCCATTTTAGCCCTGCTCGTGGCCGCTTTCCAGCTTTACGGCATGTTCGGCGTCTACGGTTTGCCATGGCGACAGCAGCCAAACACGTCGGCTGGCAGTGCCGGCCACGGCATCGGTCTCGGCAATGGCGCAGTTCCAGTCGTCTTAACAGCCGAGTTCTTGGCTCGCTACCAGGGCCTGCAACGCGAGCGTAACCTGAACGTCGATGCGCTGCGCGAGGTGCTAGGTCTTCCTTCGTCCTTGTCCGGCATGGAACAAGCGGCCGAACAGAAGAGACTAGATCACTGGCCAGTGGCAACAGAAAACTTTTGGCCATGGTGGACGTATCAGCTGATTGCTCGTCTCCTCGAGTTCATCATGGCTACTCTCATCGCCTACGTTGCCGTCCAACCGTTGCGCTACAATCAAACGACGCTAGCAGAGAAGCAAGGCGACTCTAGCGGCCCGTCTTCCTCGTCGACCACCAAAAAGGGTTCCTTGTGGATGTTTGCCGGTAGGTCGCTGAAGAACGGTTCAATCGAGACGCTGTCGACCCTTTGCTGCCACAGCAACAGAGGCGCCATGGCACGTAATGGAGCGGGTGCTGGCGATGCGGCCACTGGAGGCGCCATGACCGATCTGTCGCCGATCAAGTCAGTCGCCTCGGACGAGTCGCCCTACCCGTCGGTCAATTTGCGAAACTATTGCTACTCGAATCCGACGTCATCTCATCAACACCAGCATCTGCACCTTCATCAGGTTCAACAGCAAATGGACCGGGCGGCCATGGCCAGCCATTCGGCTACTTCATCGGCTTCGTCCTCTTCGGCTTTCACAGCGCTCTACGATTCGAAGCGATCCTCGTCGCAAGCGCAACACCAACGGCCGCGCTGCCCAATGAATGCGTCGCAGCCGCAGGTCTCTTCCGTGTTGGTCAACGACAGTGGTTTCATCCGGTTTCGGGATGGCGTCGCCACCGATCCCACCGATCAAATGGAACAGCCCTACGAGGAGGTGGATCGGCAGCGCGGACCCTTGGCCACAGATGCACACCATTCACACCAGCACATTTATCAAGAGCTCGGCTACAAGGCGCCGTCGATGACCTACTACTCGACCGCCTCTTCGATGACGTCTTCGTCCAACACCAACAAAGGTACGGCCACGACGCCGTCCGTCTGCACCTACGAACATCTTTGCCGGCGAGGACTGGCCGGCTATTATGAGCCGCAGCTGTATGAGATGCAACTGCCAAACAATGCGCAGTTGCTCAGTTTGCTGGCCAAGGAAAGCTGCCAGGTGTTTCAGCCGTGCAACATCTACGGTGGTTCGCTGGCTGGGCAGCATCCTTCGTCCATGCCCACGCAGCATTTACTGCGCCACCAACATTGTCAGCATTGTCAACATTGCGGTTGCAGCAGTTCCAGTCAGCACATGGCCAGTGGTGGAGCTGACAATCACGACGAGTCGCCAGCAGCGTCGCTGTGCGGTCAGAAACCGTCCAATTACGAATCGTATGGACCCAAACCTGAAGGGCAGAGTCCATCTAATCAGTCGGAAGTTCTGCAAGTGATTGCGCCCCCGGATATGAGGAACATTCCCATTTTCCTGTAG
- the LOC123471206 gene encoding LOW QUALITY PROTEIN: ribosome production factor 1-like (The sequence of the model RefSeq protein was modified relative to this genomic sequence to represent the inferred CDS: inserted 2 bases in 1 codon), whose amino-acid sequence MESAENAENAEVLVKPPTLTASDRLAAKKRFRTQRRLSTMKNKVLRNAQWATLKKEKRKVKKEGQKQRKKEAEALGDKAPPKQIPRTIENTREADITTVDRDDEEVTFDITHDEYESYFSKTYVPKILITSSDNPHSKTIHFIRELTKIFPSSECQWRKRSSVKKMIQSAKEKDYTDVVVINEDRRVPNGMLVSHLPDGPTAYFKISNVKLTKDMKYKNIIKEFTTHRPEVILNTSXTRLGQAVSRMLASLFHYDPQFKGRRAVTFHNQRDYIFFRHHRYEFKSQKRAALRELGPRFTLRLKWLQKGTFDTIEGDYEWIIAGKRHEMETSRRRFFL is encoded by the exons ATGGAAAGTGCAGAGAATGCCGAGAATGCTGAAGTGCTTGTGAAGCCTCCCACTTTAACAGCGAGTGATCGCCTTGCAGCAAAAAAACGGTTTCGTACTCAGCGGAGACTCtcgacaatgaaaaacaagGTGTTGCGGAATGCACAGTGGgctactttaaaaaaagagaagcgaAAG gtaaaaaaagaaggtcaaAAACAGAGGAAGAAGGAGGCTGAAGCTTTAGGTGATAAGGCACCCCCAAAACAAATTCCACGTACAATAGAAAACACAAGGGAAGCTGACATTACCACTGTTGATCGTGATGATGAAGAAGTCACCTTTGACATTACCCATGATGAATATGAATCATATTTTTCGAAAACTTATGTGCCTAAGATTTTGATAACATCATCAGACAATCCCCATTCA aaaACCATCCACTTCATTCGTGAATTGACAAAAATTTTCCCTTCTTCTGAATGCCAGTGGAGGAAACGTTCCagtgttaaaaaaatgatacAGAGCgctaaagaaaaagattacACTGATGTTGTAGTCATTAATGAAGACAGACGAGTCCCAA ATGGGATGTTGGTGTCCCACTTGCCTGATGGTCCCACAGCTTACTTCAAAATTAGTAATGTCAAATTGACAAAAGACATGAAG TACAAGAACATCATCAAGGAGTTCACTACCCACCGACCAGAGGTTATTCTCAATACTTC GACACGCCTTGGTCAGGCTGTGAGTAGGATGTTAGCATCTCTATTTCACTATGATCCGCAATTTAAAGGTCGTCGTGCAGTGACTTTCCATAATCAACGAGACTATATTTTCTTTAGACATCACAG GTatgagttcaaatctcagaAAAGAGCTGCATTACGCGAATTAGGTCCTAGGTTTACATTACGGCTAAAATGGTTGCAAAAAGGAACTTTTGATACTATCGAGGGTGACTATGAATGGATTATCGCAGGAAAACGACATGAAATGGAAACAAGCAGGCGTAGATTCTTTCTTTAA